From one Papio anubis isolate 15944 chromosome 12, Panubis1.0, whole genome shotgun sequence genomic stretch:
- the ART5 gene encoding ecto-ADP-ribosyltransferase 5 isoform X1, producing MGHLSLSGTESGLGEGRAWILWICDQGLCLWPNPTEGPRRVPQKDPAVLEKGSCPSAPALPRPLPAPRAALGKGCRVTSAGALVSLGNLAFSRTPGTAQRPPEPSALPPARGLRNLQAQAVPILPLGLAPDTFDDAYVGCAEEMEEKAAPLLKAEMAHHALLRESWEAAQEAWEDRHRGLTLPPGFKAQNGIAIMVYTNSSNTLYWKLNQAVRTGGGSRELYMRHFPFKALHFYLIRALQLLRGGGGCSTGPGEVVFRGVGSLRFEPKRLGDSVRLGQFASSSLDKAVACRFGNATLFSLTTCFGAPIQAFSVFPKEHEVLIPPHEVFLVTRFSQDGAQSLVTLWSYNQTCSHFNCAYLGGEKRRGCVSAPGESLFHPPLAALTPPHPADPFLFFSLQQGCSQSQSKGASSLPPWKTLLLAPGEFQLSGIGP from the exons ATGGGTCACCTGAGTCTGAGCGGTACCGAAAGCGGTCTGGGGGAGGGGCGAGCCTGGATCCTGTGGATTTGCGACCAAGGGCTCTGTCTCTGGCCCAACCCCACTGAAGGG CCAAGGAGGGTCCCGCAGAAAGACCCCGCAGTCCTGGAGAAGGGGAGTTGCCCCTCAGCCCCTGCCCTGCCGCGGCCGCTCCCGGCCCCGCGTGCGGCGCTGGGAAAGGGGTGTCGGGTTACCAGCGCGGGGGCTCTAGTTAGCCTCGGGAACCTTGCTTTCAGCCGGACTCCGGGGACAGCGCAGCGCCCGCCAGAGCCCTCGGCGCTACCTCCCGCTCGCGGCCTCCGCAACCTTCAG GCCCAGGCTGTTCCCATCCTGCCCCTGGGACTGGCTCCAGACACCTTTGACGATGCCTATGTGGGTTGTGCAGAGGAGATGGAGGAGAAGGCAGCCCCCCTGCTAAAGGCGGAAATggcccaccatgccctgctgcGGGAATCCTGGGAGGCAGCCCAGGAGGCCTGGGAGGACAGGCATCGAGGGCTCACCTTACCCCCCGGCTTCAAAGCCCAGAATGGAATAGCCATTATGGTCTACACCAACTCATCTAACACCTTGTACTGGAAGTTGAATCAGGCCGTGCGGACAGGCGGAGGCTCCCGGGAGCTCTACATGAGGCACTTTCCCTTCAAGGCCCTGCATTTCTACCTGATCCGGGCCCTGCAGCTGCTGCGAGGCGGTGGGGGCTGCAGCACAGGGCCTGGGGAGGTGGTGTTCCGAGGTGTGGGCAGCCTTCGCTTTGAACCCAAAAGGCTGGGAGACTCTGTCCGCTTAGGCCAGTTTGCCTCCAGCTCCCTGGATAAGGCAGTGGCCTGCAGATTTGGTAATGCCACCCTGTTTTCTCTAACGACTTGCTTTGGGGCCCCTATCCAGGCCTTCTCTGTCTTTCCCAAGGAGCACGAGGTGCTGATTCCCCCCCATGAAGTCTTCTTGGTCACCAGATTCTCTCAGGATGGAGCCCAGAGCCTGGTGACTCTCTGGAGCTATAATCAGACCTGCAGCCACTTTAACTGCGCCTATCTGGGTG GGGAGAAGAGGCGGGGCTGTGTGTCTGCACCAGGTGAGTCGCTCTTCCATCCTCCCTTAGCTGCTTTGACTCCCCCTCACCCTGCTGaccccttccttttcttctccctccagcAGGGGTGCAGCCAGTCACAATCTAAGGGGGCCTCCTCTCTGCCCCCCTGGAAGACCCTGCTCTTGGCCCCTGGGGAGTTCCAGCTCTCAGGGATTGGGCCCTGA
- the ART5 gene encoding ecto-ADP-ribosyltransferase 5 isoform X11: MGHLSLSGTESGLGEGRAWILWICDQGLCLWPNPTEGPRRVPQKDPAVLEKGSCPSAPALPRPLPAPRAALGKGCRVTSAGALVSLGNLAFSRTPGTAQRPPEPSALPPARGLRNLQAQAVPILPLGLAPDTFDDAYVGCAEEMEEKAAPLLKAEMAHHALLRESWEAAQEAWEDRHRGLTLPPGFKAQNGIAIMVYTNSSNTLYWKLNQAVRTGGGSRELYMRHFPFKALHFYLIRALQLLRGGGGCSTGPGEVVFRGVGSLRFEPKRLGDSVRLGQFASSSLDKAVACRFGEKRRGCVSAPGALGTGDLHMKKRRLQQP; encoded by the exons ATGGGTCACCTGAGTCTGAGCGGTACCGAAAGCGGTCTGGGGGAGGGGCGAGCCTGGATCCTGTGGATTTGCGACCAAGGGCTCTGTCTCTGGCCCAACCCCACTGAAGGG CCAAGGAGGGTCCCGCAGAAAGACCCCGCAGTCCTGGAGAAGGGGAGTTGCCCCTCAGCCCCTGCCCTGCCGCGGCCGCTCCCGGCCCCGCGTGCGGCGCTGGGAAAGGGGTGTCGGGTTACCAGCGCGGGGGCTCTAGTTAGCCTCGGGAACCTTGCTTTCAGCCGGACTCCGGGGACAGCGCAGCGCCCGCCAGAGCCCTCGGCGCTACCTCCCGCTCGCGGCCTCCGCAACCTTCAG GCCCAGGCTGTTCCCATCCTGCCCCTGGGACTGGCTCCAGACACCTTTGACGATGCCTATGTGGGTTGTGCAGAGGAGATGGAGGAGAAGGCAGCCCCCCTGCTAAAGGCGGAAATggcccaccatgccctgctgcGGGAATCCTGGGAGGCAGCCCAGGAGGCCTGGGAGGACAGGCATCGAGGGCTCACCTTACCCCCCGGCTTCAAAGCCCAGAATGGAATAGCCATTATGGTCTACACCAACTCATCTAACACCTTGTACTGGAAGTTGAATCAGGCCGTGCGGACAGGCGGAGGCTCCCGGGAGCTCTACATGAGGCACTTTCCCTTCAAGGCCCTGCATTTCTACCTGATCCGGGCCCTGCAGCTGCTGCGAGGCGGTGGGGGCTGCAGCACAGGGCCTGGGGAGGTGGTGTTCCGAGGTGTGGGCAGCCTTCGCTTTGAACCCAAAAGGCTGGGAGACTCTGTCCGCTTAGGCCAGTTTGCCTCCAGCTCCCTGGATAAGGCAGTGGCCTGCAGATTTG GGGAGAAGAGGCGGGGCTGTGTGTCTGCACCAG GAGCCCTGGGAACGGGTGACCTTCATATGAAGAAGAGGCGCCTCCAACAGCCTTGA
- the ART5 gene encoding ecto-ADP-ribosyltransferase 5 isoform X4, producing the protein MGHLSLSGTESGLGEGRAWILWICDQGLCLWPNPTEGPRRVPQKDPAVLEKGSCPSAPALPRPLPAPRAALGKGCRVTSAGALVSLGNLAFSRTPGTAQRPPEPSALPPARGLRNLQAQAVPILPLGLAPDTFDDAYVGCAEEMEEKAAPLLKAEMAHHALLRESWEAAQEAWEDRHRGLTLPPGFKAQNGIAIMVYTNSSNTLYWKLNQAVRTGGGSRELYMRHFPFKALHFYLIRALQLLRGGGGCSTGPGEVVFRGVGSLRFEPKRLGDSVRLGQFASSSLDKAVACRFGNATLFSLTTCFGAPIQAFSVFPKEHEVLIPPHEVFLVTRFSQDGAQSLVTLWSYNQTCSHFNCAYLGGEKRRGCVSAPGVQPVTI; encoded by the exons ATGGGTCACCTGAGTCTGAGCGGTACCGAAAGCGGTCTGGGGGAGGGGCGAGCCTGGATCCTGTGGATTTGCGACCAAGGGCTCTGTCTCTGGCCCAACCCCACTGAAGGG CCAAGGAGGGTCCCGCAGAAAGACCCCGCAGTCCTGGAGAAGGGGAGTTGCCCCTCAGCCCCTGCCCTGCCGCGGCCGCTCCCGGCCCCGCGTGCGGCGCTGGGAAAGGGGTGTCGGGTTACCAGCGCGGGGGCTCTAGTTAGCCTCGGGAACCTTGCTTTCAGCCGGACTCCGGGGACAGCGCAGCGCCCGCCAGAGCCCTCGGCGCTACCTCCCGCTCGCGGCCTCCGCAACCTTCAG GCCCAGGCTGTTCCCATCCTGCCCCTGGGACTGGCTCCAGACACCTTTGACGATGCCTATGTGGGTTGTGCAGAGGAGATGGAGGAGAAGGCAGCCCCCCTGCTAAAGGCGGAAATggcccaccatgccctgctgcGGGAATCCTGGGAGGCAGCCCAGGAGGCCTGGGAGGACAGGCATCGAGGGCTCACCTTACCCCCCGGCTTCAAAGCCCAGAATGGAATAGCCATTATGGTCTACACCAACTCATCTAACACCTTGTACTGGAAGTTGAATCAGGCCGTGCGGACAGGCGGAGGCTCCCGGGAGCTCTACATGAGGCACTTTCCCTTCAAGGCCCTGCATTTCTACCTGATCCGGGCCCTGCAGCTGCTGCGAGGCGGTGGGGGCTGCAGCACAGGGCCTGGGGAGGTGGTGTTCCGAGGTGTGGGCAGCCTTCGCTTTGAACCCAAAAGGCTGGGAGACTCTGTCCGCTTAGGCCAGTTTGCCTCCAGCTCCCTGGATAAGGCAGTGGCCTGCAGATTTGGTAATGCCACCCTGTTTTCTCTAACGACTTGCTTTGGGGCCCCTATCCAGGCCTTCTCTGTCTTTCCCAAGGAGCACGAGGTGCTGATTCCCCCCCATGAAGTCTTCTTGGTCACCAGATTCTCTCAGGATGGAGCCCAGAGCCTGGTGACTCTCTGGAGCTATAATCAGACCTGCAGCCACTTTAACTGCGCCTATCTGGGTG GGGAGAAGAGGCGGGGCTGTGTGTCTGCACCAG GGGTGCAGCCAGTCACAATCTAA
- the ART5 gene encoding ecto-ADP-ribosyltransferase 5 isoform X14: MGHLSLSGTESGLGEGRAWILWICDQGLCLWPNPTEGPRRVPQKDPAVLEKGSCPSAPALPRPLPAPRAALGKGCRVTSAGALVSLGNLAFSRTPGTAQRPPEPSALPPARGLRNLQAQAVPILPLGLAPDTFDDAYVGCAEEMEEKAAPLLKAEMAHHALLRESWEAAQEAWEDRHRGLTLPPGFKAQNGIAIMVYTNSSNTLYWKLNQAVRTGGGSRELYMRHFPFKALHFYLIRALQLLRGGGGCSTGPGEVVFRGVGSLRFEPKRLGDSVRLGQFASSSLDKAVACRFGALGTGDLHMKKRRLQQP; the protein is encoded by the exons ATGGGTCACCTGAGTCTGAGCGGTACCGAAAGCGGTCTGGGGGAGGGGCGAGCCTGGATCCTGTGGATTTGCGACCAAGGGCTCTGTCTCTGGCCCAACCCCACTGAAGGG CCAAGGAGGGTCCCGCAGAAAGACCCCGCAGTCCTGGAGAAGGGGAGTTGCCCCTCAGCCCCTGCCCTGCCGCGGCCGCTCCCGGCCCCGCGTGCGGCGCTGGGAAAGGGGTGTCGGGTTACCAGCGCGGGGGCTCTAGTTAGCCTCGGGAACCTTGCTTTCAGCCGGACTCCGGGGACAGCGCAGCGCCCGCCAGAGCCCTCGGCGCTACCTCCCGCTCGCGGCCTCCGCAACCTTCAG GCCCAGGCTGTTCCCATCCTGCCCCTGGGACTGGCTCCAGACACCTTTGACGATGCCTATGTGGGTTGTGCAGAGGAGATGGAGGAGAAGGCAGCCCCCCTGCTAAAGGCGGAAATggcccaccatgccctgctgcGGGAATCCTGGGAGGCAGCCCAGGAGGCCTGGGAGGACAGGCATCGAGGGCTCACCTTACCCCCCGGCTTCAAAGCCCAGAATGGAATAGCCATTATGGTCTACACCAACTCATCTAACACCTTGTACTGGAAGTTGAATCAGGCCGTGCGGACAGGCGGAGGCTCCCGGGAGCTCTACATGAGGCACTTTCCCTTCAAGGCCCTGCATTTCTACCTGATCCGGGCCCTGCAGCTGCTGCGAGGCGGTGGGGGCTGCAGCACAGGGCCTGGGGAGGTGGTGTTCCGAGGTGTGGGCAGCCTTCGCTTTGAACCCAAAAGGCTGGGAGACTCTGTCCGCTTAGGCCAGTTTGCCTCCAGCTCCCTGGATAAGGCAGTGGCCTGCAGATTTG GAGCCCTGGGAACGGGTGACCTTCATATGAAGAAGAGGCGCCTCCAACAGCCTTGA
- the ART5 gene encoding ecto-ADP-ribosyltransferase 5 isoform X10 has protein sequence MGHLSLSGTESGLGEGRAWILWICDQGLCLWPNPTEGPDSGDSAAPARALGATSRSRPPQPSGMALASLMMALGCLGLHTWKAQAVPILPLGLAPDTFDDAYVGCAEEMEEKAAPLLKAEMAHHALLRESWEAAQEAWEDRHRGLTLPPGFKAQNGIAIMVYTNSSNTLYWKLNQAVRTGGGSRELYMRHFPFKALHFYLIRALQLLRGGGGCSTGPGEVVFRGVGSLRFEPKRLGDSVRLGQFASSSLDKAVACRFGEKRRGCVSAPGESLFHPPLAALTPPHPADPFLFFSLQQGCSQSQSKGASSLPPWKTLLLAPGEFQLSGIGP, from the exons ATGGGTCACCTGAGTCTGAGCGGTACCGAAAGCGGTCTGGGGGAGGGGCGAGCCTGGATCCTGTGGATTTGCGACCAAGGGCTCTGTCTCTGGCCCAACCCCACTGAAGGG CCGGACTCCGGGGACAGCGCAGCGCCCGCCAGAGCCCTCGGCGCTACCTCCCGCTCGCGGCCTCCGCAACCTTCAG GGATGGCACTGGCGTCATTGATGATGGCCCtcggctgccttggcctccacaCCTGGAAG GCCCAGGCTGTTCCCATCCTGCCCCTGGGACTGGCTCCAGACACCTTTGACGATGCCTATGTGGGTTGTGCAGAGGAGATGGAGGAGAAGGCAGCCCCCCTGCTAAAGGCGGAAATggcccaccatgccctgctgcGGGAATCCTGGGAGGCAGCCCAGGAGGCCTGGGAGGACAGGCATCGAGGGCTCACCTTACCCCCCGGCTTCAAAGCCCAGAATGGAATAGCCATTATGGTCTACACCAACTCATCTAACACCTTGTACTGGAAGTTGAATCAGGCCGTGCGGACAGGCGGAGGCTCCCGGGAGCTCTACATGAGGCACTTTCCCTTCAAGGCCCTGCATTTCTACCTGATCCGGGCCCTGCAGCTGCTGCGAGGCGGTGGGGGCTGCAGCACAGGGCCTGGGGAGGTGGTGTTCCGAGGTGTGGGCAGCCTTCGCTTTGAACCCAAAAGGCTGGGAGACTCTGTCCGCTTAGGCCAGTTTGCCTCCAGCTCCCTGGATAAGGCAGTGGCCTGCAGATTTG GGGAGAAGAGGCGGGGCTGTGTGTCTGCACCAGGTGAGTCGCTCTTCCATCCTCCCTTAGCTGCTTTGACTCCCCCTCACCCTGCTGaccccttccttttcttctccctccagcAGGGGTGCAGCCAGTCACAATCTAAGGGGGCCTCCTCTCTGCCCCCCTGGAAGACCCTGCTCTTGGCCCCTGGGGAGTTCCAGCTCTCAGGGATTGGGCCCTGA
- the ART5 gene encoding ecto-ADP-ribosyltransferase 5 isoform X17: MALASLMMALGCLGLHTWKAQAVPILPLGLAPDTFDDAYVGCAEEMEEKAAPLLKAEMAHHALLRESWEAAQEAWEDRHRGLTLPPGFKAQNGIAIMVYTNSSNTLYWKLNQAVRTGGGSRELYMRHFPFKALHFYLIRALQLLRGGGGCSTGPGEVVFRGVGSLRFEPKRLGDSVRLGQFASSSLDKAVACRFGNATLFSLTTCFGAPIQAFSVFPKEHEVLIPPHEVFLVTRFSQDGAQSLVTLWSYNQTCSHFNCAYLGGEKRRGCVSAPGALGTGDLHMKKRRLQQP; the protein is encoded by the exons ATGGCACTGGCGTCATTGATGATGGCCCtcggctgccttggcctccacaCCTGGAAG GCCCAGGCTGTTCCCATCCTGCCCCTGGGACTGGCTCCAGACACCTTTGACGATGCCTATGTGGGTTGTGCAGAGGAGATGGAGGAGAAGGCAGCCCCCCTGCTAAAGGCGGAAATggcccaccatgccctgctgcGGGAATCCTGGGAGGCAGCCCAGGAGGCCTGGGAGGACAGGCATCGAGGGCTCACCTTACCCCCCGGCTTCAAAGCCCAGAATGGAATAGCCATTATGGTCTACACCAACTCATCTAACACCTTGTACTGGAAGTTGAATCAGGCCGTGCGGACAGGCGGAGGCTCCCGGGAGCTCTACATGAGGCACTTTCCCTTCAAGGCCCTGCATTTCTACCTGATCCGGGCCCTGCAGCTGCTGCGAGGCGGTGGGGGCTGCAGCACAGGGCCTGGGGAGGTGGTGTTCCGAGGTGTGGGCAGCCTTCGCTTTGAACCCAAAAGGCTGGGAGACTCTGTCCGCTTAGGCCAGTTTGCCTCCAGCTCCCTGGATAAGGCAGTGGCCTGCAGATTTGGTAATGCCACCCTGTTTTCTCTAACGACTTGCTTTGGGGCCCCTATCCAGGCCTTCTCTGTCTTTCCCAAGGAGCACGAGGTGCTGATTCCCCCCCATGAAGTCTTCTTGGTCACCAGATTCTCTCAGGATGGAGCCCAGAGCCTGGTGACTCTCTGGAGCTATAATCAGACCTGCAGCCACTTTAACTGCGCCTATCTGGGTG GGGAGAAGAGGCGGGGCTGTGTGTCTGCACCAG GAGCCCTGGGAACGGGTGACCTTCATATGAAGAAGAGGCGCCTCCAACAGCCTTGA
- the ART5 gene encoding ecto-ADP-ribosyltransferase 5 isoform X2, producing the protein MGHLSLSGTESGLGEGRAWILWICDQGLCLWPNPTEGPDSGDSAAPARALGATSRSRPPQPSGMALASLMMALGCLGLHTWKAQAVPILPLGLAPDTFDDAYVGCAEEMEEKAAPLLKAEMAHHALLRESWEAAQEAWEDRHRGLTLPPGFKAQNGIAIMVYTNSSNTLYWKLNQAVRTGGGSRELYMRHFPFKALHFYLIRALQLLRGGGGCSTGPGEVVFRGVGSLRFEPKRLGDSVRLGQFASSSLDKAVACRFGNATLFSLTTCFGAPIQAFSVFPKEHEVLIPPHEVFLVTRFSQDGAQSLVTLWSYNQTCSHFNCAYLGGEKRRGCVSAPGESLFHPPLAALTPPHPADPFLFFSLQQGCSQSQSKGASSLPPWKTLLLAPGEFQLSGIGP; encoded by the exons ATGGGTCACCTGAGTCTGAGCGGTACCGAAAGCGGTCTGGGGGAGGGGCGAGCCTGGATCCTGTGGATTTGCGACCAAGGGCTCTGTCTCTGGCCCAACCCCACTGAAGGG CCGGACTCCGGGGACAGCGCAGCGCCCGCCAGAGCCCTCGGCGCTACCTCCCGCTCGCGGCCTCCGCAACCTTCAG GGATGGCACTGGCGTCATTGATGATGGCCCtcggctgccttggcctccacaCCTGGAAG GCCCAGGCTGTTCCCATCCTGCCCCTGGGACTGGCTCCAGACACCTTTGACGATGCCTATGTGGGTTGTGCAGAGGAGATGGAGGAGAAGGCAGCCCCCCTGCTAAAGGCGGAAATggcccaccatgccctgctgcGGGAATCCTGGGAGGCAGCCCAGGAGGCCTGGGAGGACAGGCATCGAGGGCTCACCTTACCCCCCGGCTTCAAAGCCCAGAATGGAATAGCCATTATGGTCTACACCAACTCATCTAACACCTTGTACTGGAAGTTGAATCAGGCCGTGCGGACAGGCGGAGGCTCCCGGGAGCTCTACATGAGGCACTTTCCCTTCAAGGCCCTGCATTTCTACCTGATCCGGGCCCTGCAGCTGCTGCGAGGCGGTGGGGGCTGCAGCACAGGGCCTGGGGAGGTGGTGTTCCGAGGTGTGGGCAGCCTTCGCTTTGAACCCAAAAGGCTGGGAGACTCTGTCCGCTTAGGCCAGTTTGCCTCCAGCTCCCTGGATAAGGCAGTGGCCTGCAGATTTGGTAATGCCACCCTGTTTTCTCTAACGACTTGCTTTGGGGCCCCTATCCAGGCCTTCTCTGTCTTTCCCAAGGAGCACGAGGTGCTGATTCCCCCCCATGAAGTCTTCTTGGTCACCAGATTCTCTCAGGATGGAGCCCAGAGCCTGGTGACTCTCTGGAGCTATAATCAGACCTGCAGCCACTTTAACTGCGCCTATCTGGGTG GGGAGAAGAGGCGGGGCTGTGTGTCTGCACCAGGTGAGTCGCTCTTCCATCCTCCCTTAGCTGCTTTGACTCCCCCTCACCCTGCTGaccccttccttttcttctccctccagcAGGGGTGCAGCCAGTCACAATCTAAGGGGGCCTCCTCTCTGCCCCCCTGGAAGACCCTGCTCTTGGCCCCTGGGGAGTTCCAGCTCTCAGGGATTGGGCCCTGA
- the ART5 gene encoding ecto-ADP-ribosyltransferase 5 isoform X8, whose protein sequence is MGHLSLSGTESGLGEGRAWILWICDQGLCLWPNPTEGPDSGDSAAPARALGATSRSRPPQPSGMALASLMMALGCLGLHTWKAQAVPILPLGLAPDTFDDAYVGCAEEMEEKAAPLLKAEMAHHALLRESWEAAQEAWEDRHRGLTLPPGFKAQNGIAIMVYTNSSNTLYWKLNQAVRTGGGSRELYMRHFPFKALHFYLIRALQLLRGGGGCSTGPGEVVFRGVGSLRFEPKRLGDSVRLGQFASSSLDKAVACRFGNATLFSLTTCFGAPIQAFSVFPKEHEVLIPPHEVFLVTRFSQDGAQSLVTLWSYNQTCSHFNCAYLGGEKRRGCVSAPGALGTGDLHMKKRRLQQP, encoded by the exons ATGGGTCACCTGAGTCTGAGCGGTACCGAAAGCGGTCTGGGGGAGGGGCGAGCCTGGATCCTGTGGATTTGCGACCAAGGGCTCTGTCTCTGGCCCAACCCCACTGAAGGG CCGGACTCCGGGGACAGCGCAGCGCCCGCCAGAGCCCTCGGCGCTACCTCCCGCTCGCGGCCTCCGCAACCTTCAG GGATGGCACTGGCGTCATTGATGATGGCCCtcggctgccttggcctccacaCCTGGAAG GCCCAGGCTGTTCCCATCCTGCCCCTGGGACTGGCTCCAGACACCTTTGACGATGCCTATGTGGGTTGTGCAGAGGAGATGGAGGAGAAGGCAGCCCCCCTGCTAAAGGCGGAAATggcccaccatgccctgctgcGGGAATCCTGGGAGGCAGCCCAGGAGGCCTGGGAGGACAGGCATCGAGGGCTCACCTTACCCCCCGGCTTCAAAGCCCAGAATGGAATAGCCATTATGGTCTACACCAACTCATCTAACACCTTGTACTGGAAGTTGAATCAGGCCGTGCGGACAGGCGGAGGCTCCCGGGAGCTCTACATGAGGCACTTTCCCTTCAAGGCCCTGCATTTCTACCTGATCCGGGCCCTGCAGCTGCTGCGAGGCGGTGGGGGCTGCAGCACAGGGCCTGGGGAGGTGGTGTTCCGAGGTGTGGGCAGCCTTCGCTTTGAACCCAAAAGGCTGGGAGACTCTGTCCGCTTAGGCCAGTTTGCCTCCAGCTCCCTGGATAAGGCAGTGGCCTGCAGATTTGGTAATGCCACCCTGTTTTCTCTAACGACTTGCTTTGGGGCCCCTATCCAGGCCTTCTCTGTCTTTCCCAAGGAGCACGAGGTGCTGATTCCCCCCCATGAAGTCTTCTTGGTCACCAGATTCTCTCAGGATGGAGCCCAGAGCCTGGTGACTCTCTGGAGCTATAATCAGACCTGCAGCCACTTTAACTGCGCCTATCTGGGTG GGGAGAAGAGGCGGGGCTGTGTGTCTGCACCAG GAGCCCTGGGAACGGGTGACCTTCATATGAAGAAGAGGCGCCTCCAACAGCCTTGA
- the ART5 gene encoding ecto-ADP-ribosyltransferase 5 isoform X7 has translation MGHLSLSGTESGLGEGRAWILWICDQGLCLWPNPTEGPRRVPQKDPAVLEKGSCPSAPALPRPLPAPRAALGKGCRVTSAGALVSLGNLAFSRTPGTAQRPPEPSALPPARGLRNLQAQAVPILPLGLAPDTFDDAYVGCAEEMEEKAAPLLKAEMAHHALLRESWEAAQEAWEDRHRGLTLPPGFKAQNGIAIMVYTNSSNTLYWKLNQAVRTGGGSRELYMRHFPFKALHFYLIRALQLLRGGGGCSTGPGEVVFRGVGSLRFEPKRLGDSVRLGQFASSSLDKAVACRFGEKRRGCVSAPGESLFHPPLAALTPPHPADPFLFFSLQQGCSQSQSKGASSLPPWKTLLLAPGEFQLSGIGP, from the exons ATGGGTCACCTGAGTCTGAGCGGTACCGAAAGCGGTCTGGGGGAGGGGCGAGCCTGGATCCTGTGGATTTGCGACCAAGGGCTCTGTCTCTGGCCCAACCCCACTGAAGGG CCAAGGAGGGTCCCGCAGAAAGACCCCGCAGTCCTGGAGAAGGGGAGTTGCCCCTCAGCCCCTGCCCTGCCGCGGCCGCTCCCGGCCCCGCGTGCGGCGCTGGGAAAGGGGTGTCGGGTTACCAGCGCGGGGGCTCTAGTTAGCCTCGGGAACCTTGCTTTCAGCCGGACTCCGGGGACAGCGCAGCGCCCGCCAGAGCCCTCGGCGCTACCTCCCGCTCGCGGCCTCCGCAACCTTCAG GCCCAGGCTGTTCCCATCCTGCCCCTGGGACTGGCTCCAGACACCTTTGACGATGCCTATGTGGGTTGTGCAGAGGAGATGGAGGAGAAGGCAGCCCCCCTGCTAAAGGCGGAAATggcccaccatgccctgctgcGGGAATCCTGGGAGGCAGCCCAGGAGGCCTGGGAGGACAGGCATCGAGGGCTCACCTTACCCCCCGGCTTCAAAGCCCAGAATGGAATAGCCATTATGGTCTACACCAACTCATCTAACACCTTGTACTGGAAGTTGAATCAGGCCGTGCGGACAGGCGGAGGCTCCCGGGAGCTCTACATGAGGCACTTTCCCTTCAAGGCCCTGCATTTCTACCTGATCCGGGCCCTGCAGCTGCTGCGAGGCGGTGGGGGCTGCAGCACAGGGCCTGGGGAGGTGGTGTTCCGAGGTGTGGGCAGCCTTCGCTTTGAACCCAAAAGGCTGGGAGACTCTGTCCGCTTAGGCCAGTTTGCCTCCAGCTCCCTGGATAAGGCAGTGGCCTGCAGATTTG GGGAGAAGAGGCGGGGCTGTGTGTCTGCACCAGGTGAGTCGCTCTTCCATCCTCCCTTAGCTGCTTTGACTCCCCCTCACCCTGCTGaccccttccttttcttctccctccagcAGGGGTGCAGCCAGTCACAATCTAAGGGGGCCTCCTCTCTGCCCCCCTGGAAGACCCTGCTCTTGGCCCCTGGGGAGTTCCAGCTCTCAGGGATTGGGCCCTGA
- the ART5 gene encoding ecto-ADP-ribosyltransferase 5 isoform X9, producing MALASLMMALGCLGLHTWKAQAVPILPLGLAPDTFDDAYVGCAEEMEEKAAPLLKAEMAHHALLRESWEAAQEAWEDRHRGLTLPPGFKAQNGIAIMVYTNSSNTLYWKLNQAVRTGGGSRELYMRHFPFKALHFYLIRALQLLRGGGGCSTGPGEVVFRGVGSLRFEPKRLGDSVRLGQFASSSLDKAVACRFGNATLFSLTTCFGAPIQAFSVFPKEHEVLIPPHEVFLVTRFSQDGAQSLVTLWSYNQTCSHFNCAYLGGEKRRGCVSAPGESLFHPPLAALTPPHPADPFLFFSLQQGCSQSQSKGASSLPPWKTLLLAPGEFQLSGIGP from the exons ATGGCACTGGCGTCATTGATGATGGCCCtcggctgccttggcctccacaCCTGGAAG GCCCAGGCTGTTCCCATCCTGCCCCTGGGACTGGCTCCAGACACCTTTGACGATGCCTATGTGGGTTGTGCAGAGGAGATGGAGGAGAAGGCAGCCCCCCTGCTAAAGGCGGAAATggcccaccatgccctgctgcGGGAATCCTGGGAGGCAGCCCAGGAGGCCTGGGAGGACAGGCATCGAGGGCTCACCTTACCCCCCGGCTTCAAAGCCCAGAATGGAATAGCCATTATGGTCTACACCAACTCATCTAACACCTTGTACTGGAAGTTGAATCAGGCCGTGCGGACAGGCGGAGGCTCCCGGGAGCTCTACATGAGGCACTTTCCCTTCAAGGCCCTGCATTTCTACCTGATCCGGGCCCTGCAGCTGCTGCGAGGCGGTGGGGGCTGCAGCACAGGGCCTGGGGAGGTGGTGTTCCGAGGTGTGGGCAGCCTTCGCTTTGAACCCAAAAGGCTGGGAGACTCTGTCCGCTTAGGCCAGTTTGCCTCCAGCTCCCTGGATAAGGCAGTGGCCTGCAGATTTGGTAATGCCACCCTGTTTTCTCTAACGACTTGCTTTGGGGCCCCTATCCAGGCCTTCTCTGTCTTTCCCAAGGAGCACGAGGTGCTGATTCCCCCCCATGAAGTCTTCTTGGTCACCAGATTCTCTCAGGATGGAGCCCAGAGCCTGGTGACTCTCTGGAGCTATAATCAGACCTGCAGCCACTTTAACTGCGCCTATCTGGGTG GGGAGAAGAGGCGGGGCTGTGTGTCTGCACCAGGTGAGTCGCTCTTCCATCCTCCCTTAGCTGCTTTGACTCCCCCTCACCCTGCTGaccccttccttttcttctccctccagcAGGGGTGCAGCCAGTCACAATCTAAGGGGGCCTCCTCTCTGCCCCCCTGGAAGACCCTGCTCTTGGCCCCTGGGGAGTTCCAGCTCTCAGGGATTGGGCCCTGA